TTCTTGATTGGAGCAATTTTGTTGGGGGGTGTCTTTAACAAAAGTTTTGTGGCGATCGTAGATCGGCTCAAAACCCGTGGAAATATTGTTATTCCGGCATTCATCTTCGCTTTCTTTATGGCATTTTTAGGTAACGCCATTCATCTCGAAGCGATTTTGGGTGCCTTTGCAGCGGGTTTAGTGCTCGATGAAACCGATGCCCGGAACGAGTTAGATGAATTAATCAAACCAATCGCCGATTTACTAGTACCAATCTTCTTTGTGACGGTGGGAGCGCGTGCCGACCTCGGTGTTTTGAACCCGGCAGTACCGGAGAATCGAGCAGGACTATTGATTGCTGTCTTTTTGGTAGGGGTGGCGATCGTTGGCAAACTGGTGACGGGCTGGGCAGTGTTTGGACTACCCGGAATCAATCGCTTCGCGATCGGGGTTGGGATGATCCCTCGAGGTGAGGTGGGTCTAGTGTTTGCTGGCATCGGCTCAGCTAGCGGCATTTTGGATAAGCCGTTGGAGGTGTCGATTATTATCATGGTAATTTTGACAACTTTTCTGGCTCCACCTTTTTTACGGGTTGCTTTTGGTTCATCCACGAATCCCATCCCAGAATCTACCACGGCTGTAGAAACAGCAAGTGAGTAACGGTTTTACGAGATTACGGCTGTTTACTCAATAGATGATTGTGGTGCGAGGTTGGGTAAACGATCGAGAAATTGCAGAGTTTCTAGCACCAAGTTACACCAATCAACGGTAGCTGAGTAAATGCCGATGACCTCGTGTTCATTTGACTCTAGACACCGACAGCCTATCTGTCGGTTACGTCCTCACCAATACTCAATCGTTGTTGTGGCTGGTGATGGATTTAGTGTTCCCAGCCAGTAACATTTAATACCAGCTACAACAACATCCGATCGCGAATCTTAAACGGAATTTTTCTGTATAAATAGTGTTTTAAGTGAACCCGCTTCTACAAGTTCTGGCGTTCAAAATTTGCTGAAATGTAAAAATGCGATCGCCTCTCATTCCCGACTCCTATAAGGGCGGGTTTATCCACAGAATTCTGGGTTGTTTCATAAATCTCCTGTAAAAACCCGCCCCTACGACTCCCGATACAATAGAGGTGTTGAGAATCATTTTTAGTATTCTGTCTTATGACTGTTACCCAATCGACCGATCTATCCTCTACTCAACCAGCTAGCGTTATGGGTGGGGAAGTGCGCGAATTTCCCTGGTCTTGGCAAGGACAATCCCTCAAGTTGGTCTACGAAACTCTGGGACAAGGAACGCCTGTTCTACTCTTACCTGCCTTTAGCACCGTTTCTACTAGAGGAGAAATGGCGCAACTGGCAAAGTTATTATCTCCGCATTTTCAAGCTGTAGCGATCGATTGGATTGGCTTTGGCGTATCGTCTCGCCTTCCACTCGACTATCGCCCTGAGTTATATCAGCAGTTGTTAAAAGACTTTGTTAATAGCACGTTTCAAACTCCGATTATCGTTATCGCTGCTGGTCATGCTGCTGGTTATGCAATGCAACTGGCAGCCAGTCAACCACAAGCTTTTTCAAAAATTGTCCTCGTCGCACCTACTTGGCGGGGTCCTTTAACAGTAATGGGTGTCAATAAGCAAGTCGCTGGTACGGTGAGGCAAGCCGTGCGATCGCCTGTTCTCGGTCAGGCTTTGTATAAGATGAATACCACACCTGGCTTTTTGCGCTACATGTACGGCAGTCACGTCTATGCAGACAAGACAAAGCTGACAGACGATTTCATTCAACAAAAATGGGAAATTACCCAGCAACCAGGGGCGCGATTTGCTCCAGCTGCTTTCGTGACTGGGAATTTAGATCCGGTGCAACAACGAGAAGATTTTCTCAATTGGTTTCAAGGATCTATACCCGTGTTAGTCGTTATTGGGGAACAGTCTCCACCCAAGTCGCGGGCAGAAATGGAAGCTTTGGCAACTTTACCAGGAGTCCAGACAAAGACACTACCAGGTTCGCTGGGTTTGTATGAAGAGTATGCCGCCGAACTAGCAGAGATCGTTTTGCCTTTTCTACTCTAGCGATCCATCGGTAGCGTAACTGTAAATGTAGTACCAACTTCCTCTTCACTCTCAACCGCGATCGCGCCTTGATGCAATTCTACCGCTTGCTTGACGACTGCTAGCCCCAATCCAGTCCCAGGAATACCACCGACATTACTAGCGCGATGAAACGATTCAAACAGCCTTTGTAGATCCTTGGGAGGAATTCCAATCCCTTCGTCTTTGACACGGAAAATCGCCTCGTTTTTTTGACAAGTAAGTTCAAGCGTGATATCACCACCTTGGGGTGAATATTTAATTGCATTTGAGAGTAAATTGGTCAATATCTGCTGTAAAAGCTTTTTATCCACTTTGGCGGTGAAACGTTTGCCTGGAGATACAAGTGCGATCGCGTGTGCTTCTTTAGCTGTCAGCTGCATTTCTGCTACCAACTGACGGCAAAATGCTTCTAATTCTAGCTCAATTGGATTAAACTCTAATTTGCCAACCTCGGCGCGACCGAGCGTAAGTACATCATCCAACAGTTCGATCAACCGATTGACTGCGGCTTGCTGACGTTGGAGCAATTCTTGTTTTTTCGGCTCGGATAGTTTGTTATTGCTGCGAACCAACAGTTGAGCTGTACCAGAAATCAAATTCAGTGGGTTGCGAAACTCATGAGAAACCATTGAAACAAACCGAGATTTCAATTCGTTCAATTCGCGTTCTTTTTCTAAAGCATTACGCATTTCTGCTTCTGCTTGCTTGCGTTGGGTAATGTCGAGGACAAAAGCAACACAATTTAAACGGGGAGAGCGTTCTACCACAGTAACTCCAATTAGCACCGGCACCCGACTGCCATCAGCTCGAATATACTCTTTCTCAAAAGCATTACAAACACCCGTATTTCTTAACTCCTCGATCGAATCGCGATCGCGATCGCGATACTCTGGTGGAGTCATATCATTCCAACGGATCTTTCCCTGCTTTAAGTCTTCGCGGGTATAACCGACCATTCTTAAAAAGGCATCATTGGCATCTGTAATGTTCCCCTCTATATCGGCAGCGATCGCCCCAATTAAATTAGAGTTAATTAAGCGCTGAAACTGGATTTCACTTTGGTGCTGGGCGGCGATCGCTCGTTCTTCTCCCGCCTCGGCTTGCTGACGGGCGACTATTTGTTGCTGAAGTTGCTGATTTGTGGTCTGAAGTTGAAGTGAAAATTGGCGCGATCGCAGTAAAATTTCTACCCGTGCCTGTAACTCTATTTTTTCAATCGGTTTGGTAATTAAGTCGTCGATACTTTGCCATAAATGCCGAGTCGCGTATCCTACATCCTGACGCGTAGTTATGAGTAAAAAGGGTAAAATTACTGGCTTTTCAGCAGCTCTTGTCGCTTGCACCCATTCCCAAAAATGGTCTAATGCTCTAGCATCGAGGATACATAGGTCAAAGGGTTGCGAATCTAAATCTGCTGGCTCCGTTACCTGTGCTGCCACTTCCGGTAGAATGACCGAATAACGAGGTGCTAGCCACTCCGATAACAGACGACGATTTTCTTGATGTTCGAGCAGCAGTAGAATTCGACCCATAATTAATAGTTAATGACGCTTCGGTGCAACTTCCTCTTGTTCCCCCCTTTTTAAGGGGAGCCACTTGCGTGGGCGGGTTTCCCGACTTGAGCAAAGTGGCGTGGGCTAGGGGGGATCTTTGGATGAGTGGCGCAGTTTTTCAATCCCCCAACCCCCGCGAATTCGGGGGCGATGAAAAAGTGGCACATGGGGTTAATAGTTAATCGTAAAATCATCACGCTCGCTGTAGCAGATTGCGAATTAACTGTAATAGGTTTTGAGCAGTCAATGGTTTAACTAGCAAGCCGAGTGCGCCGCGAGCCAGACACGCCTGCTGCATTCCAGCTTGATGAGGTGCTGCGATCGCGACGAAGGGAATAGCTTTTTCTTGTAACCGTTGGCATAAAGACAAAATTTGGCGATCGAACCCAGAAATATCTAATAACACTAACTCGATCTTATTCGTATTTTCTAACACGGACTTGATTTCTGCCTGACTTGCCGCGCTAAGAACTTGATATCCCTGTTTCGCTAAAAACTGAGCTAACAATTCTGAATTACGACGATTGCGATCTACACTCAGTATAATTGGCTTTTCATCACTCACCGTTTTTATCAATCCATTCGGGAGTACCGCTAAGGATGTTGCGTAAATGAGTCAAAGGTTTTCCAACCTTGATTCCGTAACGAGTAATTTCTAGCTCTCGCAGAGTTTTTTCAAAACTAGACAACCGTTTCTTTAGTACGCCAATTGCTTTGCGGATCTCGCCTTGAATCTCCAAATAACGCAGAAAAACAATATTATCTGTCATGTAGCTGATACCTATGTCTGTCGCCCGAAAGTTGCCCGTAATGCTTTCAGTTTCGTTCACTAAAATCACCGTCACTCCCATATTTTGCAAATACTTACAAAGGGCGTGCAAGTGAGTCACTAAATCCTCGTCCCGACCGCGCAGGGAAATTCGATAACCAGAAACGCTGTCAATCATCACAATCCGAGCCTTTTGCTGCTCTACTTCCTGTTGCACCATATTGGCAAACTCATCGGGACTGTGGAGGAGTGGTTCGATCGGGATGACAGAAAGTGTTTGTCGCTGCATCATGGCATAAACTGGAATATTGATGGCTTCGCAACGATGCAGCATGACATCAATCGGTTCCTCAAACATATAAACAACCGATCGCTCCCCCCGTCCTGCGGCTTCTTTCATAAATTGGAGTCCGATGGTTGTCTTGCCAACTCCACTTGGACCTGTAAACAACGTTACTGTTCCCCGCTCTATCCCACCATGCATTAGCTCGTCTAAGTCTGGTACTCCCGAAGGAATCATCTCTAACTTAAATTCTCGCTTATGGACTTCGGGCTGGAGGCGAGGAAAGATTTCCATACCTCTGTCAGTCAAGCGCATAAAATGTAAACCAGATCGAAAGTCAGAGCCACGGAATTTCGTAACGCTGATGCTACGTCCCTCCAAGTTTTGGTGGAGATGGATTGCTCCATCGCTCATAAACTGTAGATCGTCATCTGGTGCGGAGCC
This window of the Chroococcidiopsis thermalis PCC 7203 genome carries:
- a CDS encoding sensor histidine kinase; this encodes MGRILLLLEHQENRRLLSEWLAPRYSVILPEVAAQVTEPADLDSQPFDLCILDARALDHFWEWVQATRAAEKPVILPFLLITTRQDVGYATRHLWQSIDDLITKPIEKIELQARVEILLRSRQFSLQLQTTNQQLQQQIVARQQAEAGEERAIAAQHQSEIQFQRLINSNLIGAIAADIEGNITDANDAFLRMVGYTREDLKQGKIRWNDMTPPEYRDRDRDSIEELRNTGVCNAFEKEYIRADGSRVPVLIGVTVVERSPRLNCVAFVLDITQRKQAEAEMRNALEKERELNELKSRFVSMVSHEFRNPLNLISGTAQLLVRSNNKLSEPKKQELLQRQQAAVNRLIELLDDVLTLGRAEVGKLEFNPIELELEAFCRQLVAEMQLTAKEAHAIALVSPGKRFTAKVDKKLLQQILTNLLSNAIKYSPQGGDITLELTCQKNEAIFRVKDEGIGIPPKDLQRLFESFHRASNVGGIPGTGLGLAVVKQAVELHQGAIAVESEEEVGTTFTVTLPMDR
- a CDS encoding ATPase domain-containing protein, whose protein sequence is MSERMSTGISGLDEVLHGGLIPVRAYLVRGGSGAGKTTLGLSFLVEGVASGEKPLYITLGESAEQIRKNAERIGFDTQGITFLDLSPTSDFFSQVQTYDIFSAAEVEREPMTQQIVEQVRSLQPQRVFLDAMTQFRYLSSNTFQFRKQVLSFLRFLLEKGATVLFSSEDGGSAPDDDLQFMSDGAIHLHQNLEGRSISVTKFRGSDFRSGLHFMRLTDRGMEIFPRLQPEVHKREFKLEMIPSGVPDLDELMHGGIERGTVTLFTGPSGVGKTTIGLQFMKEAAGRGERSVVYMFEEPIDVMLHRCEAINIPVYAMMQRQTLSVIPIEPLLHSPDEFANMVQQEVEQQKARIVMIDSVSGYRISLRGRDEDLVTHLHALCKYLQNMGVTVILVNETESITGNFRATDIGISYMTDNIVFLRYLEIQGEIRKAIGVLKKRLSSFEKTLRELEITRYGIKVGKPLTHLRNILSGTPEWIDKNGE
- a CDS encoding alpha/beta fold hydrolase; this translates as MTVTQSTDLSSTQPASVMGGEVREFPWSWQGQSLKLVYETLGQGTPVLLLPAFSTVSTRGEMAQLAKLLSPHFQAVAIDWIGFGVSSRLPLDYRPELYQQLLKDFVNSTFQTPIIVIAAGHAAGYAMQLAASQPQAFSKIVLVAPTWRGPLTVMGVNKQVAGTVRQAVRSPVLGQALYKMNTTPGFLRYMYGSHVYADKTKLTDDFIQQKWEITQQPGARFAPAAFVTGNLDPVQQREDFLNWFQGSIPVLVVIGEQSPPKSRAEMEALATLPGVQTKTLPGSLGLYEEYAAELAEIVLPFLL
- a CDS encoding response regulator, which gives rise to MSDEKPIILSVDRNRRNSELLAQFLAKQGYQVLSAASQAEIKSVLENTNKIELVLLDISGFDRQILSLCQRLQEKAIPFVAIAAPHQAGMQQACLARGALGLLVKPLTAQNLLQLIRNLLQRA